GGCAGCACCACCACAAGCCAGGCAAAGCGGATCGGACCGCGACCGAAATGTCCGAGGTCGGCGTATAACGCTTCCGAGCCGGTGACGACCAGAAACACGGCGCCGAGCGTGAAGAAGCCGATGATGCCATGATGCAGGAGGAAGTTGAGGCCGTAATATGGATTGAAGGCCAGTAGCACAAGCGGATTGCCGGCGATATGCACGATGCCGGCAACAGCCAGCGCCGCGAACCAGATCAAGGTCAGCGGCCCAAAGAACGTCGCCACCTTGGCTGTGCCGCGCGACTGCACGGCAAACAGCGCGACCAGGATGACGACCGTGAGCGGCACGACGTAATGCTCGAAGGCCGGTGTCACGATCTTCAAACCTTCAATCGCCGACAGCACCGACAGCGCCGGCGTGATGATGGCGTCGCCATAGAACAGCGCACCGCTGATGACGCCAAGCAGGATCACGAAACCGCTCGAACGGCCGAGCGCGCGCGATGCAAGTGCCATCAGCGCCAGCGTGCCGCCTTCGCCGTTGTTGTCGGCGCGCAGCAGGATCAGCACATATTTCGCGGTCACTACGAGAAGCAGCGCCCAGATGATCAGCGACAGGATGCCGAGGATGATCGCCTCGGTCACTGGATTACCCTCACCCGCCGCCGCTACGACAGACTCGCGCAACGCGTAAAGCGGGCTGGTGCCGATGTCGCCATAGACGACGCCGATGCTGCCGAGCGTCAACGCCCAGAAGCCGGCATGACGCGCACCGGCCCCGTCGGCCGACAGGCCCGAAATAGCGGATGCGGGTTGGGTCATGAAATAGGAATCCTGCTGCTACGGCCATGCAAAGCCGCGGAACGGCGGTACAATCAACTCAAATCTGCAAGGCCCAGCCTTGCGTTTTCGCAAGCCATGCTATCGGCGCGTACCGAAAGCACAAGACAATCGGAATTATTTTGTTGTGAATACAAAGGCTTAGATAAAGCCCTCAGACTGTCACCTGGGTGCCGACTTCGACGACGCGGCCGGTCGGAATCTGGAAGAAGTCAGTGGCATCGCTCGCCGAGCGCGCCAACGCGATGAATAGATGATCCTGCCAGGTCGGCATTCCAGACTGCGCCGACGGCCGCAGCGTGCGCCGCGACAGGAAGAACGACGTGGACATGATGTCGAACTGCCAGCCGTGCTTGCGTGCGATCGCCAGCGCCTTCGGCACGTTTGGCGTATCCATGTAGCCGAACTTCAGTGTTACCCGTGCGAAGTGCTCCGACAGCGGCGTGAACTGTACGCGCTCGGTATCCGGAACGCGCGGCGTATCGCCGGTAACGATCGTGAGGATGACGTTGTGCTCGTGCAGCACCTTGTTGTGCTTGAGATTGTGCAACAGCGCGGTCGGGGCGAAATCCGGATCACTGGTCAGGAATACGGCGGTGCCTTGCACCATATGCGGCGGCCGCTTCTCGAGATTGCGCAGAAGCGTATCGATCGGCACTTCGGCGCGCCGCGTCTTGTTGAGCAATATGCCTGTGCCACGCCGCCAGGTGAGAATGATCATCACCACCGTCGCGCCGAACAGGAGCGGCAGCCAGGCGCCTTCCGTCACCTTGAGCAAATTGGCCGAGAAGAACACTGAGTCGATGACAACAAACGGCGCGACCAGAAGCGCCGCCTGCCACACCTTCAGCCGCCAAAGCTTCCAGAACACGAAGAAGCCGAGGAGCGAGTCGACCACCATCGTCGTCGCCACCGCAATACCGTAAGCCGCGGCGAGCGAGCCTGACGACCTGAACAGACCGACCAGCAGCAGAACTCCGACCAGCAGGGCAAAGGTCACACGCGGAATGTAGATTTGCCCGACCTGCGATGCCGACGTGTGCAGGATGGTCAGGCGCGGCAACAGGCCGAGCTGGATTGCCTGATGGACCAGCGAATAGGCACCGGTGATCACCGCCTGGCTGGCGATGACGGTGGCGGCTGTCGCCATCACGATCATCGGCAACAACAGGCCCTGCGGCACCAGAAGATAAAAGGGATTTTCAATGGCCGCCGGATTGGCGAGCACGAGGGCGCCTTGCCCGAAATAATTGATCAGCAATGCCGGGAGTACGAGACCGAGCCAAGCCAACTGGATCGGCTTGCGGCCAAAATGCCCAAGGTCGGCGTAGAGTGCTTCGCCACCGGTCACCACCAGAAACACGGCACCCAAGGTAATCAGACCGATATGGCCGTGACTGAGCATAAACGAAACCGCATAGACCGGATTCAACGCCATCAGGACATGCGGATCGTCAAAAATGTGCAGCGCGCCGGCGATCGCGATCGACACGAACCAGATGACCATGATCGGTCCGAAGAATGCCGCGACCTTGGCCGTGCCGCGTGACTGCACCGCGAACAGCGCAATCAGGATGAGAACGGCGAGTGGCGCGACGTAATGACTGAACGCAGGGTTGGCGAGCTTCAGGCCTTCGACCGCGGACAATACCGAGATCGCCGGCGTGATCACTGAATCGCCGAGGAACATGGCCGCGCCGATCACGCCGAGTATCAGGATGAACGGAGTGCGGCGGCCGACCGCGCGCGTGGCCAGCGCCATCAGCGACAAAGTGCCGCCCTCGCCATTATTGTCGGCGCGCAGCAGCAGCAGCACGTATTTGAGCGTCACGGTGAAGATCAGCGCCCAGACGATGAGCGACAGCACGCCGAGCACGATATCCGGGGTGACGCCGCGCTCGTTGCTGGCCGCCAGGGCGGCCTCGCGGAATGCGTAAAGCGGGCTGGTACCGATGTCGCCGTAGACGACGCCGACGCTGCCAAGAGCGAGCGCATAGAAGCCCGGTGCCTTGGTCTCGCCAGTGGCCGGGGCCGTCACGTCGGCCGACGCTGCCGGTTCGTTCACACCGTCTCTCTTCGCTATCGGGTCCGCGACGGGACCTGGAAGGCGGGCTTATATCACCGGCCCCGGAGAGAGAATACC
The Pseudolabrys sp. FHR47 genome window above contains:
- a CDS encoding potassium transporter Kup codes for the protein MTAPATGETKAPGFYALALGSVGVVYGDIGTSPLYAFREAALAASNERGVTPDIVLGVLSLIVWALIFTVTLKYVLLLLRADNNGEGGTLSLMALATRAVGRRTPFILILGVIGAAMFLGDSVITPAISVLSAVEGLKLANPAFSHYVAPLAVLILIALFAVQSRGTAKVAAFFGPIMVIWFVSIAIAGALHIFDDPHVLMALNPVYAVSFMLSHGHIGLITLGAVFLVVTGGEALYADLGHFGRKPIQLAWLGLVLPALLINYFGQGALVLANPAAIENPFYLLVPQGLLLPMIVMATAATVIASQAVITGAYSLVHQAIQLGLLPRLTILHTSASQVGQIYIPRVTFALLVGVLLLVGLFRSSGSLAAAYGIAVATTMVVDSLLGFFVFWKLWRLKVWQAALLVAPFVVIDSVFFSANLLKVTEGAWLPLLFGATVVMIILTWRRGTGILLNKTRRAEVPIDTLLRNLEKRPPHMVQGTAVFLTSDPDFAPTALLHNLKHNKVLHEHNVILTIVTGDTPRVPDTERVQFTPLSEHFARVTLKFGYMDTPNVPKALAIARKHGWQFDIMSTSFFLSRRTLRPSAQSGMPTWQDHLFIALARSASDATDFFQIPTGRVVEVGTQVTV